In Drosophila yakuba strain Tai18E2 chromosome 2R, Prin_Dyak_Tai18E2_2.1, whole genome shotgun sequence, a single genomic region encodes these proteins:
- the LOC6529249 gene encoding sodium/hydrogen exchanger 3 isoform X32, with amino-acid sequence MSIRTEQDYDSATPALQQQMNLARRACWRIKSSSSESLFKNIVSAKTDTDTVPPPPSKDKNKTRIEPQTAPAKRNTSSNWRDMFSKRMLLICALVLILGISQAQARPNTIAVGVAPGKVSQDILNPVTQLNLRQSTPVDAVDVSLDPTPSVRLPRAEPLKSGDQDAGESHKMERYPLSSVDFARVKTPFIIGIWILSASIAKIGFHMTPKLHLIFPESCLLIVVGVVIGVVLYFCTDVAVSPLTPNTFFFYMLPPIILDAGYFMPNRLFFDNLGTILLMAVVGTIFNIATIGGSLYACGKMGIYGESETPGLMDVFLFASLISAVDPVAVLAVFEEIHVNEILYIVVFGESLLNDAVTVVMYHMMESYNEIGLDKIIAQDIASGVGSFFVVALGGTAIGIIWGFLTGLVTRFTDHVRVIEPIFIFVMAYLAYLNAEIFHMSGILAITFCGITMKNYVESNISQKSHTTVKYALKMLSSSAETIIFMFLGVATVNNMHVWNTWFVVLTIAFCSVFRVIGVILLSALANRFRLHKLSRVDQFVMSYGGLRGAVAFALVLLVDENVVKQKNMFVTTTIAVIYFTVFLQGITIKPLVKILNVKRANKRKPTMNERIHERFMDHLMAGIEDIVGKTGNYNVRDKFKRFDNRFIRPLLIRDLKGAEPKIIETYSKLTMRDAMEVMRRNPSTIGQMTGTESMSALFRNYTNNYIGGSPSLTNLDNTCSRNLDMAELDYNPSKKDLTDARIHHLLAEELKPYRRHRRLSYSRHAVDDRDLSTQVNYKMQMNFRRMFNDRKHHKRSKRGASNKEAKENVKQNHVSFHDFQQNGTTKQLTNAEECQQNPNEINVVGPSDDWDDGLTFTAKSSLAEHPIPEEDRNLSRESDGERRVATPTATESQLPWKRQGDECTDAVQQNEFPAWASNKEYLAYNSPSATFLGGINKPKQPKSVIGLFRRESSSSKAGSVGIGSTGAMDSAATGSDTMMVPMSSQPPNTPSSSMHNPRLDKRSQSISSSSLGAGAHQLGPEGHSGPFPITASHRRNVRRGSMLELSGDTIPEESSYQHGHSKSLCEPADSDEWEGAPLSTAGGANSELLMRMSGREPLLPRPSNTPRAQIRRMNAGAVGGAGVSQAGRKNQVTKALLDYEDSETDSDENDDDEDEDFDSYDDENIVVTTFTTPASGRRSGSSPGSGSEANTATTTTTSIRLTRNNDESII; translated from the exons ATGAGCATCCGCACGGAGCAGGATTACGACAGTGCCACTCCGGCGCTGCAACAGCAAATGAATTTGGCCCGAAGAGCCTGCTGGAGGATCAAATCCTCCAGCTCGGAATCCCTCTTCAAAAATATAGTTTCTGCaaaaacagatacagatacagtaccaccaccaccatcaaaagataaaaacaaaacgagaaTAGAGCCACAGACAGCGCCCGCGAAACGCAACACATCCTCCAACTGGCGGGATATGTTCAGCAAGAGGATGCTGCTTATTTGCGCCCTAGTCCTGATCCTTGGAATTTCCCAGGCCCAGGCCCGGCCCAACACGATTGCTGTGGGAGTAGCTCCGGGAAAGGTCAGCCAAGATATTCTAAATCCGGTCACCCAGCTAAAT CTGCGCCAGTCGACGCCCGTGGATGCGGTAGATGTGAGCCTGGATCCAACGCCATCGGTGAGGTTGCCACGTGCCGAGCCATTGAAATCCGGTGACCAGGATGCCGGCGAGAGCCACAAAATGGAGCGGTATCCCCTCTCCAGTGTGGACTTTGCTCGGGTAAAGACGCCGTTCATCATCGGAATCTGGATCCTGTCGGCTAGTATAGCTAAAATCG GTTTCCATATGACGCCCAAGCTGCATCTAATATTTCCGGAATCGTGCCTCCTAATTGTCGTGGGCGTGGTAATTGGCGTGGTGCTCTATTTCTGCACCGATGTTGCCGTCTCCCCGCTGACTCCCAATACCTTCTTCTTCTACATGCTGCCACCGATTATCCTGGACGCAGGCTACTTTATGCCCAATAGATTGTTCTTCGACAACCTGGGCACCATCCTGCTGATGGCGGTGGTCGGAACCATCTTCAACATAGCCACCATCG GTGGCTCGTTGTACGCCTGCGGAAAGATGGGAATTTACGGGGAAAGCGAGACTCCGGGTCTAATGGACGTGTTTCTATTTGCCTCACTGATATCTGCTGTGGATCCGGTGGCCGTTTTGGCCGTATTCGAGGAGATACATGTGAATGAGATCCTGTATATTGTCGTCTTTGGCGAGTCCTTGCTGAACGATGCTGTCACG GTTGTGATGTACCACATGATGGAGTCCTACAATGAGATAGGCTTAGACAAAATCATCGCCCAGGACATCGCCAGCGGCGTGGGTTCCTTTTTTGTGGTTGCACTGGGTGGCACTGCCATAG GCATCATCTGGGGCTTTCTCACTGGCTTAGTAACCCGATTCACCGATCACGTGCGTGTCATAGAAcccattttcatatttgtgaTGGCGTACTTGGCGTATCTTAATGCGGAAATATTCCACATGAGCGGCATTTTAGC CATCACTTTCTGTGGTATCACAATGAAAAACTATGTGGAATCGAATATTTCACAAAAGTCGCATACGACTGTTAAATATGCCTTAAAGATGTTATCCAGTTCGGCGGAGACCATTATATTTATGTTCCTAGGCGTGGCCACTGTGAACAACATGCACGTATGGAATACGTGGTTTGTGGTATTGACCATTGCCTTCTGTTCAGTTTTTCGTGTAATTG GTGTCATTTTGCTATCGGCCCTTGCCAATCGCTTCCGTCTGCACAAATTGTCCCGGGTGGATCAGTTTGTGATGTCGTACGGAGGATTGCGTGGTGCAGTGGCCTTTGCCCTAGTACTGTTAGTGGACGAGAATGTGGTCAAGCAGAAGAACATGTTTGTTACCACAACGATAGCTGTGATTTACTTTACTGTCTTCCTGCAAGGAATCACTATTAAGCCGCTGGTGAAAATCCTTAATGTGAAGCGCGCTAATAAACGCAAGCCAACCATGAACGAGCGAATTCATGAAAGG TTCATGGATCACTTGATGGCTGGAATTGAGGATATAGTGGGCAAAACGGGCAACTACAATGTGCGGGATAAGTTCAAGCGTTTCGACAATCGCTTCATTCGTCCGCTGCTGATCAGAGATCTTAAG GGAGCTGAGCCAAAGATCATCGAGACGTACTCCAAACTGACAATGCGCGATGCCATGGAAGTCATGAGGCGAAATCCATCCACTATTGGCCAGATGACGGGAACCGAGTCTATGAGCGCCCTTTTCCGGAATTATACCAATAACTATATTGGCGGCAG TCCCAGTCTAACAAATCTAGACAATACTTGCTCACGTAATCTGGACATGGCTGAGCTGGATTATAATCCCTCTAAGAAGGATCTGACCGATGCCAGGATACATCATCTTTTGGCCGAAGAACTGAAGCCTTATAGAAGG CACCGTCGTCTTAGTTATAGCCGACACGCAGTAGATGACAGAGACTTGTCCACTCAG GTCAATTACAAGATGCAAATGAACTTCAGGCGCATGTTTAATGATCGAAAACATCACAAACGCAGCAAACGTGGTGCCAGCAACAAG GAGGCCAAGGAGAACGTTAAGCAGAATCACGTCTCTTTCCATGACTTTCAACAAAACGGCACCACTAAGCAGCTGACCAATG CAGAAGAGTGCCAACAGAATCCCAACGAGATCAATGTTGTTGGCCCGAGCGACGATTGGGATGATGGCCTGACGTTCACCGCCAAATCATCAC TGGCCGAACATCCCATTCCCGAGGAGGATCGTAATCTGTCCCGCGAATCCGACGGAGAAAGGCgtgtggccacgcccaccgccacGGAATCCCAGTTGCCTTGGAAACGGCAGGGTGACGAATGCAcggatgcagtgcagcagaACGAGTTCCCCGCTTGGGCCTCCAACAAGGAGTACTTGGCCTACAATTCCCCCAGTGCAACATTCCTAG GTGGTATAAACAAGCCTAAACAGCCAAAGTCCGTCATAGGTCTCTTCCGACGTGAGAGTTCTAGCTCGAAGGCCGGGAGCGTTGGCATCGGCAGCACAGGAGCCATGGACTCTGCCGCCACTGGCTCCGACACGATGATGGTGCCCATGTCCAGCCAGCCGCCCAACACTCCATCGTCGTCCATGCACAATCCGCGGCTGGACAAGCGCTCCCAGTCGATTTCGTCCAGTTCTCTGGGCGCTGGAGCGCATCAGCTAGGTCCGGAGGGTCATTCCGGCCCATTTCCGATTACGGCCAGTCACCGGCGGAACGTACGCAGGGGCTCCATGCTTGAGCTAAGCGG AGACACAATACCAGAGGAGTCGTCGTACCAGCATGGACACTCCAAGTCCTTGTGTGAGCCGGCGGACTCGGATGAATGGGAGGGAGCACCATTGTCCACAGCTGGTGGAGCGAACAGTGAGCTTTTAATGCGAATGAGCGGCAGGGAACCgctcctgccacgcccatccaACACGCCTCGTGCCCAGATCCGTCGCATGAACGCCGGTGCGGTGGGCGGGGCTGGCGTGAGTCAAGCGGGCCGGAAAAACCAGGTGACCAAGGCGCTGTTGGACTACGAGGATTCCGAAACCGACTCCGATGagaatgatgatgatgaggacgaggacTTTGATTCCTACGATGACGAAAACATTGTGGTCACCACTTTTACAACACCGGCCTCGGGCAGAAGATCGGGATCTAGTCCAGGATCCGGATCAGAAGCCAACACCGCCACTACCACCACGACTAGCATTAGGCTTACCCGCAACAACGACGAAAGCATCATTTGA
- the LOC6529249 gene encoding sodium/hydrogen exchanger 3 isoform X10, translating to MSIRTEQDYDSATPALQQQMNLARRACWRIKSSSSESLFKNIVSAKTDTDTVPPPPSKDKNKTRIEPQTAPAKRNTSSNWRDMFSKRMLLICALVLILGISQAQARPNTIAVGVAPGKVSQDILNPVTQLNLRQSTPVDAVDVSLDPTPSVRLPRAEPLKSGDQDAGESHKMERYPLSSVDFARVKTPFIIGIWILSASIAKIGFHMTPKLHLIFPESCLLIVVGVVIGVVLYFCTDVAVSPLTPNTFFFYMLPPIILDAGYFMPNRLFFDNLGTILLMAVVGTIFNIATIGGSLYACGKMGIYGESETPGLMDVFLFASLISAVDPVAVLAVFEEIHVNEILYIVVFGESLLNDAVTVVMYHMMESYNEIGLDKIIAQDIASGVGSFFVVALGGTAIGIIWGFLTGLVTRFTDHVRVIEPIFIFVMAYLAYLNAEIFHMSGILAITFCGITMKNYVESNISQKSHTTVKYALKMLSSSAETIIFMFLGVATVNNMHVWNTWFVVLTIAFCSVFRVIGVILLSALANRFRLHKLSRVDQFVMSYGGLRGAVAFALVLLVDENVVKQKNMFVTTTIAVIYFTVFLQGITIKPLVKILNVKRANKRKPTMNERIHERFMDHLMAGIEDIVGKTGNYNVRDKFKRFDNRFIRPLLIRDLKGAEPKIIETYSKLTMRDAMEVMRRNPSTIGQMTGTESMSALFRNYTNNYIGGRWAPPTIYTTCPSLTNLDNTCSRNLDMAELDYNPSKKDLTDARIHHLLAEELKPYRRASIQMHRRLSYSRHAVDDRDLSTQVNYKMQMNFRRMFNDRKHHKRSKRGASNKEAKENVKQNHVSFHDFQQNGTTKQLTNGTESSSNHSRKKSYRKRHTHNSLNKYRKLEIEECQQNPNEINVVGPSDDWDDGLTFTAKSSPHIQNLPGFDASKARIVVQHYAPRADDYPDTDLESPEQAIGPTAAELILPWRRDRSYQSIVAEHPIPEEDRNLSRESDGERRVATPTATESQLPWKRQGDECTDAVQQNEFPAWASNKEYLAYNSPSATFLGGINKPKQPKSVIGLFRRESSSSKAGSVGIGSTGAMDSAATGSDTMMVPMSSQPPNTPSSSMHNPRLDKRSQSISSSSLGAGAHQLGPEGHSGPFPITASHRRNVRRGSMLELSGLIATGRRPSRILQFSTGATNSLGSAMITSPSPPPPTTSTTTTTKPTSTSTTKNNTTNNSTDTTSASATNSTPTSPKSEDNATYTSHTKDTIPEESSYQHGHSKSLCEPADSDEWEGAPLSTAGGANSELLMRMSGREPLLPRPSNTPRAQIRRMNAGAVGGAGVSQAGRKNQVTKALLDYEDSETDSDENDDDEDEDFDSYDDENIVVTTFTTPASGRRSGSSPGSGSEANTATTTTTSIRLTRNNDESII from the exons ATGAGCATCCGCACGGAGCAGGATTACGACAGTGCCACTCCGGCGCTGCAACAGCAAATGAATTTGGCCCGAAGAGCCTGCTGGAGGATCAAATCCTCCAGCTCGGAATCCCTCTTCAAAAATATAGTTTCTGCaaaaacagatacagatacagtaccaccaccaccatcaaaagataaaaacaaaacgagaaTAGAGCCACAGACAGCGCCCGCGAAACGCAACACATCCTCCAACTGGCGGGATATGTTCAGCAAGAGGATGCTGCTTATTTGCGCCCTAGTCCTGATCCTTGGAATTTCCCAGGCCCAGGCCCGGCCCAACACGATTGCTGTGGGAGTAGCTCCGGGAAAGGTCAGCCAAGATATTCTAAATCCGGTCACCCAGCTAAAT CTGCGCCAGTCGACGCCCGTGGATGCGGTAGATGTGAGCCTGGATCCAACGCCATCGGTGAGGTTGCCACGTGCCGAGCCATTGAAATCCGGTGACCAGGATGCCGGCGAGAGCCACAAAATGGAGCGGTATCCCCTCTCCAGTGTGGACTTTGCTCGGGTAAAGACGCCGTTCATCATCGGAATCTGGATCCTGTCGGCTAGTATAGCTAAAATCG GTTTCCATATGACGCCCAAGCTGCATCTAATATTTCCGGAATCGTGCCTCCTAATTGTCGTGGGCGTGGTAATTGGCGTGGTGCTCTATTTCTGCACCGATGTTGCCGTCTCCCCGCTGACTCCCAATACCTTCTTCTTCTACATGCTGCCACCGATTATCCTGGACGCAGGCTACTTTATGCCCAATAGATTGTTCTTCGACAACCTGGGCACCATCCTGCTGATGGCGGTGGTCGGAACCATCTTCAACATAGCCACCATCG GTGGCTCGTTGTACGCCTGCGGAAAGATGGGAATTTACGGGGAAAGCGAGACTCCGGGTCTAATGGACGTGTTTCTATTTGCCTCACTGATATCTGCTGTGGATCCGGTGGCCGTTTTGGCCGTATTCGAGGAGATACATGTGAATGAGATCCTGTATATTGTCGTCTTTGGCGAGTCCTTGCTGAACGATGCTGTCACG GTTGTGATGTACCACATGATGGAGTCCTACAATGAGATAGGCTTAGACAAAATCATCGCCCAGGACATCGCCAGCGGCGTGGGTTCCTTTTTTGTGGTTGCACTGGGTGGCACTGCCATAG GCATCATCTGGGGCTTTCTCACTGGCTTAGTAACCCGATTCACCGATCACGTGCGTGTCATAGAAcccattttcatatttgtgaTGGCGTACTTGGCGTATCTTAATGCGGAAATATTCCACATGAGCGGCATTTTAGC CATCACTTTCTGTGGTATCACAATGAAAAACTATGTGGAATCGAATATTTCACAAAAGTCGCATACGACTGTTAAATATGCCTTAAAGATGTTATCCAGTTCGGCGGAGACCATTATATTTATGTTCCTAGGCGTGGCCACTGTGAACAACATGCACGTATGGAATACGTGGTTTGTGGTATTGACCATTGCCTTCTGTTCAGTTTTTCGTGTAATTG GTGTCATTTTGCTATCGGCCCTTGCCAATCGCTTCCGTCTGCACAAATTGTCCCGGGTGGATCAGTTTGTGATGTCGTACGGAGGATTGCGTGGTGCAGTGGCCTTTGCCCTAGTACTGTTAGTGGACGAGAATGTGGTCAAGCAGAAGAACATGTTTGTTACCACAACGATAGCTGTGATTTACTTTACTGTCTTCCTGCAAGGAATCACTATTAAGCCGCTGGTGAAAATCCTTAATGTGAAGCGCGCTAATAAACGCAAGCCAACCATGAACGAGCGAATTCATGAAAGG TTCATGGATCACTTGATGGCTGGAATTGAGGATATAGTGGGCAAAACGGGCAACTACAATGTGCGGGATAAGTTCAAGCGTTTCGACAATCGCTTCATTCGTCCGCTGCTGATCAGAGATCTTAAG GGAGCTGAGCCAAAGATCATCGAGACGTACTCCAAACTGACAATGCGCGATGCCATGGAAGTCATGAGGCGAAATCCATCCACTATTGGCCAGATGACGGGAACCGAGTCTATGAGCGCCCTTTTCCGGAATTATACCAATAACTATATTGGCGGCAGGTGGGCACCGCCAACAATATACACCACCTG TCCCAGTCTAACAAATCTAGACAATACTTGCTCACGTAATCTGGACATGGCTGAGCTGGATTATAATCCCTCTAAGAAGGATCTGACCGATGCCAGGATACATCATCTTTTGGCCGAAGAACTGAAGCCTTATAGAAGG GCCTCAATACAAATG CACCGTCGTCTTAGTTATAGCCGACACGCAGTAGATGACAGAGACTTGTCCACTCAG GTCAATTACAAGATGCAAATGAACTTCAGGCGCATGTTTAATGATCGAAAACATCACAAACGCAGCAAACGTGGTGCCAGCAACAAG GAGGCCAAGGAGAACGTTAAGCAGAATCACGTCTCTTTCCATGACTTTCAACAAAACGGCACCACTAAGCAGCTGACCAATGGTACGGAATCGAGTTCAAACCATTCACGAAAAAAATCGTACAGAAAAAGACATACTCACAATTCACTTAACAAATATCGTAAATTAGAAATAG AAGAGTGCCAACAGAATCCCAACGAGATCAATGTTGTTGGCCCGAGCGACGATTGGGATGATGGCCTGACGTTCACCGCCAAATCATCAC CCCACATCCAAAACCTGCCGGGTTTCGATGCCTCCAAGGCCCGTATCGTCGTCCAGCACTATGCGCCCAGGGCCGACGACTATCCGGACACAGATCTAGAGTCCCCGGAACAGGCCATTGGGCCCACGGCCGCCGAATTGATATTGCCGTGGCGGCGGGATCGTTCATACCAGAGCATTG TGGCCGAACATCCCATTCCCGAGGAGGATCGTAATCTGTCCCGCGAATCCGACGGAGAAAGGCgtgtggccacgcccaccgccacGGAATCCCAGTTGCCTTGGAAACGGCAGGGTGACGAATGCAcggatgcagtgcagcagaACGAGTTCCCCGCTTGGGCCTCCAACAAGGAGTACTTGGCCTACAATTCCCCCAGTGCAACATTCCTAG GTGGTATAAACAAGCCTAAACAGCCAAAGTCCGTCATAGGTCTCTTCCGACGTGAGAGTTCTAGCTCGAAGGCCGGGAGCGTTGGCATCGGCAGCACAGGAGCCATGGACTCTGCCGCCACTGGCTCCGACACGATGATGGTGCCCATGTCCAGCCAGCCGCCCAACACTCCATCGTCGTCCATGCACAATCCGCGGCTGGACAAGCGCTCCCAGTCGATTTCGTCCAGTTCTCTGGGCGCTGGAGCGCATCAGCTAGGTCCGGAGGGTCATTCCGGCCCATTTCCGATTACGGCCAGTCACCGGCGGAACGTACGCAGGGGCTCCATGCTTGAGCTAAGCGG ACTCATTGCAACTGGACGAAGGCCCAGTAGAATTTTGCAATTTAGTACGGGAGCAACTAATTCACTAGGGTCAGCCATGATTACAAGCCCTTCTCCTCCACCTCCTACTActtcaacaacaacaactacaaaacCTACAAGCACATCAACAACCAAGaacaacaccaccaacaattCAACAGATACAACATCAGCAAGCGCGACGAACTCGACGCCAACCTCTCCGAAATCGGAGGACAACGCTACATATACGTCCCATACAAA AGACACAATACCAGAGGAGTCGTCGTACCAGCATGGACACTCCAAGTCCTTGTGTGAGCCGGCGGACTCGGATGAATGGGAGGGAGCACCATTGTCCACAGCTGGTGGAGCGAACAGTGAGCTTTTAATGCGAATGAGCGGCAGGGAACCgctcctgccacgcccatccaACACGCCTCGTGCCCAGATCCGTCGCATGAACGCCGGTGCGGTGGGCGGGGCTGGCGTGAGTCAAGCGGGCCGGAAAAACCAGGTGACCAAGGCGCTGTTGGACTACGAGGATTCCGAAACCGACTCCGATGagaatgatgatgatgaggacgaggacTTTGATTCCTACGATGACGAAAACATTGTGGTCACCACTTTTACAACACCGGCCTCGGGCAGAAGATCGGGATCTAGTCCAGGATCCGGATCAGAAGCCAACACCGCCACTACCACCACGACTAGCATTAGGCTTACCCGCAACAACGACGAAAGCATCATTTGA